Proteins encoded together in one Aminipila butyrica window:
- the zapA gene encoding cell division protein ZapA — protein MDNNKVTVKIFGQEYTIMGSKPREHIMKVADYVDVRMKEISQALNAGPLSSIAVLSAVNIADDYFSALERFQHLEVTNAQAEKDTEHYVQLWEEAKKSHIQQQEEIKELSRQKTDLKEGLEEQLAEFQREREEKEALIRKLKEDSAKIEVQLMESSSDMVNELEAKYKDLESSFFDIQMENIQLKGELDRYKKKME, from the coding sequence ATGGACAACAACAAAGTGACCGTAAAGATTTTTGGCCAGGAATATACCATTATGGGCAGCAAGCCCAGAGAGCACATCATGAAGGTGGCAGATTATGTTGACGTTAGGATGAAAGAGATTTCTCAGGCATTAAATGCTGGCCCCCTGTCGTCCATAGCAGTACTTTCGGCCGTGAACATCGCCGATGACTACTTCAGTGCCTTGGAGAGATTCCAGCACTTAGAGGTAACCAATGCTCAGGCGGAAAAGGATACGGAACATTACGTCCAGCTGTGGGAAGAGGCGAAGAAAAGCCACATCCAGCAGCAGGAAGAAATCAAAGAATTGAGCCGTCAAAAGACCGATTTAAAAGAAGGTCTGGAAGAGCAGCTGGCGGAATTCCAGCGGGAGCGGGAAGAAAAAGAGGCGTTAATTCGCAAACTCAAAGAAGATTCCGCCAAAATTGAAGTGCAGCTCATGGAATCTTCCAGCGATATGGTCAACGAATTGGAAGCCAAGTACAAGGATCTGGAAAGCAGCTTCTTTGACATTCAGATGGAAAACATCCAGCTGAAGGGAGAATTGGACCGCTATAAAAAGAAAATGGAATAG
- the pheT gene encoding phenylalanine--tRNA ligase subunit beta yields MLVPVEWLKDYTDVKVSVDEFCDRMIMSGSNLETVEYFGENTEKVVVGRIAKIEKHPDADKLVICQVEVGQENPVQIVTGAPNVFEGAVVPVALDGSTIPGPIHGQPKQAEGVKIKKGKLRGVESFGMLCSASELGLEDKVIPVAHKEGIWILGEGYTIGQEFTEALGMKIAVVDFEITPNRPDCLSMIGMAREAAATFKEELRYPDIICVNEQGNAADYIQVEVKQPELCKRYAARIITDVKIEQSPWWLQKRLIAAGMRPINNIVDITNFVMLEYGQPLHAFDIRNVEDNKIVVDTAEDGEVFTTLDGTERKLTKDMLLIKDGKKSVAIAGVMGGLNSEIQPDTVTILIEAANFNGDSIRTTSKKLSLRTEASARFEKGIDPNLCQAAADRVCRLVEILGAGTVCKGSVDVYPAPVQAKTLDVRVDRINQVLGIQLSREEMVHILEGLEMKVAGAGNILTVTPPTVRQDLEIEEDYVEEIARMYGYDKLPVTLPKNNTEACKSKERTLKDLARDTMCGLGANEIQTYSFCSPKSVDNVRIDEDSWERSFVRLLNPLGEETSVMRTILTPNMLEVLGTNYRRNIENVRAFELGNTFMANEVDPHQLPEESDSMCIGVYGKEESFYTLKGMVVELLNVLGITDVNFTSESEYGVYHPGRCARIQLEDMELGIMGEVHPDVTEKYGIATRCYVCELFFDNVLTKSDREVVYEPLPKYPSTSRDIALLVDEKVAVGQIQNIIRSNGGKILEKVELFDVYRGKQVAEGKKSAAFNLTYRSEEGTLTEEQVAKVHHKVLEALKDQLDAVLREM; encoded by the coding sequence ATGTTAGTTCCAGTAGAATGGCTAAAAGATTATACAGATGTAAAGGTGAGCGTAGATGAATTCTGCGACAGAATGATTATGTCCGGCTCAAACTTGGAGACGGTGGAATATTTCGGAGAAAATACGGAAAAGGTTGTAGTAGGACGGATTGCTAAGATTGAAAAGCATCCGGATGCAGATAAACTGGTTATTTGTCAGGTGGAGGTAGGACAGGAAAACCCGGTGCAGATTGTGACGGGAGCACCCAACGTCTTTGAGGGTGCTGTGGTTCCAGTGGCCTTAGATGGCAGTACGATACCAGGTCCTATTCACGGCCAGCCAAAACAGGCAGAAGGCGTGAAGATTAAAAAAGGCAAGCTGAGAGGCGTGGAGTCCTTTGGGATGTTGTGCTCCGCCAGCGAGCTGGGACTGGAGGATAAAGTTATTCCTGTAGCCCATAAAGAAGGCATCTGGATTTTAGGCGAGGGCTATACCATCGGACAGGAGTTCACAGAAGCGTTAGGCATGAAGATAGCCGTGGTAGATTTTGAAATTACGCCGAATCGGCCGGATTGCCTGTCCATGATTGGCATGGCTAGAGAGGCTGCGGCTACGTTTAAAGAAGAGCTGCGGTATCCGGATATTATCTGCGTTAATGAACAGGGGAATGCGGCGGACTACATTCAGGTAGAGGTGAAGCAGCCAGAATTATGTAAGCGGTATGCAGCCAGGATCATCACAGATGTAAAAATTGAGCAGTCCCCATGGTGGCTGCAAAAGCGGCTGATTGCAGCAGGTATGCGGCCGATTAACAACATCGTGGATATCACCAACTTCGTTATGTTGGAATATGGCCAGCCCCTCCATGCTTTTGACATTCGGAATGTAGAGGACAACAAGATTGTGGTGGATACCGCGGAAGACGGCGAGGTATTTACAACCTTGGACGGAACGGAGCGAAAACTGACCAAGGATATGCTGCTGATAAAAGATGGCAAGAAGTCCGTGGCAATCGCTGGAGTTATGGGGGGGCTGAATTCAGAGATTCAGCCAGATACCGTTACAATCCTAATCGAAGCTGCCAACTTCAACGGGGACAGCATTCGCACTACCTCCAAGAAGCTGAGTCTGCGGACCGAAGCATCGGCCCGCTTTGAGAAGGGAATCGATCCGAACCTGTGTCAGGCAGCAGCAGACCGTGTGTGTCGGCTGGTGGAGATTTTAGGCGCAGGAACTGTCTGCAAAGGCAGTGTAGATGTGTATCCGGCACCCGTTCAGGCGAAGACTTTAGATGTGCGGGTAGACCGAATTAATCAGGTGCTGGGTATTCAGCTGAGCCGGGAAGAGATGGTTCATATCTTGGAAGGACTGGAGATGAAGGTGGCAGGAGCCGGCAACATCTTGACCGTGACTCCGCCTACTGTTCGCCAGGATCTGGAAATAGAAGAGGATTACGTAGAAGAAATCGCCAGAATGTATGGGTATGATAAGCTGCCAGTAACTCTGCCGAAGAACAACACGGAAGCTTGTAAATCTAAGGAACGGACATTGAAAGACCTGGCTAGAGATACCATGTGCGGACTGGGTGCCAACGAGATTCAGACCTACTCCTTCTGTAGCCCAAAAAGCGTAGACAATGTGCGCATCGACGAGGATTCTTGGGAGCGGAGTTTTGTGCGTCTGCTGAACCCACTGGGCGAAGAGACCTCCGTTATGCGAACCATCCTGACGCCGAACATGCTGGAGGTGCTGGGAACCAATTATAGAAGAAACATTGAGAACGTGCGAGCCTTTGAACTGGGTAACACCTTTATGGCCAATGAGGTGGACCCTCATCAGCTGCCGGAGGAATCCGATTCTATGTGCATCGGTGTCTATGGCAAAGAAGAATCCTTTTACACCCTGAAGGGGATGGTGGTAGAACTGCTTAATGTATTAGGTATAACGGACGTCAACTTTACCAGCGAAAGCGAATACGGCGTATATCACCCGGGTCGGTGTGCCAGAATTCAGCTGGAAGATATGGAACTGGGCATTATGGGTGAGGTACACCCAGATGTGACGGAAAAATACGGCATTGCTACACGTTGTTATGTATGCGAGCTGTTCTTTGACAACGTATTGACTAAATCCGACCGGGAAGTAGTTTACGAGCCGCTGCCAAAATATCCGTCTACTTCCAGAGATATTGCGCTGCTGGTGGATGAAAAAGTGGCCGTGGGCCAGATACAGAACATCATCCGTTCCAACGGCGGCAAGATTTTGGAAAAGGTAGAGCTGTTTGATGTGTACAGAGGAAAGCAGGTAGCGGAAGGCAAGAAGAGCGCAGCTTTCAATCTGACCTATCGCTCGGAGGAAGGAACTCTGACGGAGGAACAGGTAGCAAAGGTTCATCACAAGGTTTTAGAAGCCTTAAAGGATCAGCTGGATGCAGTGCTGAGAGAAATGTAA
- the pheS gene encoding phenylalanine--tRNA ligase subunit alpha: MQTQLSRILQEVKEQVKKASSQVETEEIRVKVLGKKGELTEILKSMGKLAPEERKALGAAANSVRGEIEALLEEKFAAVKEAARQERFKLETIDVTEPGVAHNLGVKHPLTITIEEISRVFMSMGFSVAEGPEVETVFLNFDALNAGPNHPARDFSDTFYISEDILLRTQTSPVQARTLMKQKPPIKIISPGRCFRCDTPDATHSPMFHQVEGLVVDEGITMADLKGTLDSFAKQLFGSDSKTKFRPHHFPFTEPSAEMDVSCFKCGGKGCNVCKGSGWIEILGCGMVHPNVLQVGKLDTEKYTGFAFGMGVERIAMLKYGVDDIRNFYENDMRFINQFK; encoded by the coding sequence ATGCAGACTCAATTAAGCAGGATTTTGCAGGAAGTAAAAGAACAAGTGAAAAAAGCTTCCTCGCAAGTTGAAACAGAAGAAATCCGGGTAAAAGTTCTCGGCAAAAAAGGGGAGCTGACAGAGATTCTCAAGTCCATGGGTAAGTTAGCACCAGAAGAACGGAAGGCCTTAGGCGCAGCAGCCAACAGCGTGCGGGGAGAAATCGAAGCACTGCTGGAAGAAAAATTTGCAGCAGTTAAGGAAGCCGCCAGACAGGAACGGTTTAAGCTGGAGACCATCGATGTGACAGAGCCTGGAGTTGCCCACAATTTAGGGGTAAAACATCCGTTGACAATTACCATAGAAGAAATTTCTAGAGTATTTATGTCCATGGGGTTTTCTGTTGCGGAAGGACCAGAAGTGGAGACCGTATTCCTGAACTTTGATGCCTTGAATGCAGGCCCGAACCATCCGGCCAGAGACTTTTCTGATACCTTCTATATTTCTGAGGATATTCTGCTGCGTACTCAAACCTCTCCAGTACAGGCTAGAACGCTGATGAAGCAGAAACCGCCTATTAAGATTATTTCCCCAGGCCGATGTTTCCGCTGTGACACGCCGGATGCTACTCATTCCCCGATGTTCCACCAAGTGGAAGGTCTGGTGGTGGATGAAGGCATTACCATGGCAGATTTAAAGGGCACCCTGGACAGCTTCGCCAAGCAGCTGTTCGGTTCTGATTCCAAAACCAAGTTCAGGCCTCATCACTTCCCGTTTACAGAGCCTAGTGCAGAGATGGACGTATCTTGTTTTAAGTGCGGCGGAAAAGGCTGCAATGTCTGCAAGGGCAGCGGCTGGATTGAGATTCTGGGCTGCGGCATGGTACATCCAAACGTGCTTCAGGTAGGCAAGCTGGATACAGAAAAGTATACAGGATTTGCCTTCGGTATGGGCGTAGAGCGAATTGCAATGCTTAAATATGGAGTTGATGATATACGGAATTTCTATGAAAACGATATGAGATTCATCAACCAGTTCAAATAG
- a CDS encoding TrmH family RNA methyltransferase, with product MKKITSQDNKIFKNTLQLASRKHREKTGMYLLEGPNLIGEALKNQVLPEFLLIDEGDSQGEEIRQLCSDYETRLAEAGKLYAGEKVLVLESSLFRRLAQTENSQGIAGVVRQPSWSEEAFFQKRRGSGNILVLDRLQDPGNVGTMIRTADAAGYEGILVLKGTVDIFSPKVVRSCTGSLFRMPILFGESPEGTLALLRRQGKRVISTGFQTETYYYDVDLKSDVALVLGNEGNGICETFKQQSDQLVKIPMWGSVESLNAAAAAAVLMYEAMRK from the coding sequence ATGAAGAAGATTACATCTCAGGACAACAAGATATTTAAAAACACCTTGCAGCTGGCAAGCAGAAAACATCGGGAAAAGACCGGAATGTACCTGCTGGAAGGCCCCAACCTCATAGGAGAAGCACTGAAAAATCAAGTATTGCCAGAGTTTTTGCTGATAGATGAGGGGGATAGTCAAGGGGAGGAAATCCGTCAGTTGTGCTCGGATTATGAAACCCGGTTAGCGGAGGCTGGAAAGCTTTATGCCGGGGAAAAGGTGCTGGTACTAGAATCCAGTCTCTTCCGGCGGCTGGCCCAGACGGAGAACTCTCAAGGTATCGCTGGCGTAGTCCGGCAGCCTTCTTGGAGTGAGGAGGCGTTTTTTCAGAAGCGGCGGGGCAGCGGCAACATCCTAGTGCTAGACCGCCTTCAAGACCCCGGCAATGTGGGAACCATGATTCGCACGGCAGATGCCGCCGGCTATGAAGGGATTCTTGTACTGAAAGGGACGGTGGACATTTTTTCTCCCAAGGTGGTGCGGTCCTGTACCGGCTCCCTCTTTCGGATGCCTATCCTCTTTGGGGAATCGCCGGAGGGCACCCTAGCCCTGCTGAGACGGCAGGGTAAGCGAGTAATCAGTACAGGCTTTCAGACGGAGACCTATTATTATGATGTAGATTTGAAGTCGGATGTGGCGCTGGTTCTGGGCAATGAAGGAAATGGTATCTGTGAAACGTTTAAGCAGCAGTCGGATCAGCTGGTGAAAATCCCTATGTGGGGTTCAGTAGAGTCCTTAAACGCGGCAGCGGCTGCCGCAGTCCTCATGTATGAGGCTATGAGAAAGTGA